The Platichthys flesus chromosome 23, fPlaFle2.1, whole genome shotgun sequence DNA segment ATCCCCCTCCCAAGTTATGATGACATTAGTACTCATTAGTGTTATTGGAACCtcacaaagcattgaactacagccTGGTTCAACACTTTTTcgggtcccctggaaacattccCATTGTCGTTTCTGCAATTGGCAGCATTTGCATATGgtgtgactttttgcagcgcACTGTTGTCAAATTGATAAAGTTGTTTCCctaatttgcatgtgtttttttcatgtgcaGTGCGCTGAGCTCTCTGGGCCATTGTAGCTCGAGGGTTTTTCCAACCAAAGAGTTGTTGCACTCTCTTGTCCATACCAGAtcgtggttaaaaaaaaaaaaaatggtggtTGTTTGACTAATTGTTGTGGAAAACACATTTGGAATTTTAAAATGAAGCTTATACTCTGAAGTGGAGCTTTTAGATATTTTGGGTTTcatgcatgtgcagtattttcTATTTCCATGGCAACGAGTTTTACTTGGTCATATTGAGAGTCCGCTCTCAACTCTGAACCTTTCATCACTTAGCAACAGgaagacaacacacagcagTCTGTTTACAGTGTGTGGGTAGGAAGGTATTGACTTGTTATCACTGGCATCAGTCGACACGCAACACTGGCACACTAAATACACTGCTGATGACGGGAGTCTTTCATAATGCTGCATTTgcaattttattttacatgtgcTTTACATAAAAATTTGTTATTCACCTTGAATTTCcattttacatatttgtatatctGCACGACAGGTCGAGAATGTTTCATTGTAAAATTATTTCTTATAATCAATgatgtaaatattgtaattttgttgcTGTGTGCTTGTGACATCTATTACTTCTGTCCGTCCCAGGAGAGATATCCCTCACATCTGGCTCTCTCTTCCCGTTTTTTTTACCCTGTCAATGGGGCTTTTTAGGCCGTTTTTCCTCCTTGTTGTTGAgagttaaggacagaggatgtcacaccttgtaaAGCCTTATGAGACAAACttggatttgtgaatatgaccTACACAAATTTGGATTGATTGACTGAAAACTCAGATATCTTGTTTAGACGATAAAACAGTCACCTCCcctaaatctaaaaataaaagtcacacacacacacacacacacacacacacacacacacacacacacacacacacacacacacagcgttcaGTGAGGGTAGCTCTTCGCTCTCCACCCTGGAGTCTTCCATGGCAACAGCACCTGTGTTAACCATTCAGCCAATCAAATCCCCCCATGACTCTTGAGAACCAGAGTCACATGACGAGCAGCACAGACATTGACCCTGctccatgttgttgtgatgatttGAAAtttgttattacatttttaagggAAGCAGAGATTTCAGTTTTGGTTTGTGACATCGATCGTCATCCAGCCAATGAGTTTGGTTCCAGGGCGGCCATCTGATTGGTCAACTCAGCCAATAGCTTTTTGtctatgtctgtttttttttaatggttgttcatctttctttttttttttttcaggggaaTATGTCAGATGTCCTGATGGGTTAGAGTGGATATGAGTATTACTTTGACCACATGGAGGTGCTGATTCAAACGTGTGATTAAAAGGCAGAAtaagacaaaaaataacaataattctgGTCATAAATAACTAATAGATGTGTGAATACATGAAGAGAACTGCTCTTggcctgtaaacacaaacaggcagatGTTGGAGGTATCTTTAGTCCATTCCAGCTGCCTGGGTCCGCGCCTGTCTTTGCGCATGTCTCTGCCTCCACCTTGGAAAGCACCGGGGAGGAAggcgaggaggagaaaaggaggcgAACGCACAAATACAATGGTCTCTGAAACTGGCAACGACAATCTGAAGGCCGACTATCTCCAGTACGAAGCGAGCTACTCCACCGACTCAGCCTCTCCGGAAGCCGGCCAGCCGAGCAGAAGGCGGGACACCCAGACCACCAGCGGCAGCGTCAACCCGGAGGAGAGCGGCAGCATCCAGCCCCTGGTCTCCTCTGCCAGGGCCGCCTCCTGCATCATGACATCGGGGGAGTTCATGCAGAGCGCCCCGCTGCTGGCGCACCGGTCCAAGAGGAGCCTGCTGTACAAGGCGCTCTGCTTCTTGCTGCTCGTCTTCCAGGGCGGCGTCCTGGACTTCTACCTCATCATCTTCACCGACCTGTACTGGTGCTCGTGGATCGCCACGGACCTGGTGGTGATCTCGGGCTGGGGCATCTTCTTCATGAAGAACGCGCGGAGCAAGCGGCAGCGGGCCTGCGGCTTCCACCAGAAGGGCTCCATCTTCGGTTGCAACCTCGGCGAGTTCACCTACGCCTACCTGGCCTGGCTCATCTATGTCATCGCGTGCACCCCCAAGGTGGTGCTCATCCTGGAGACCTCCATCCTGGACCTGGTGGCGCTCAAGGTGCCGTGCGGGGCCACCGGGTTCAAAATCGTGGTGCTGCTCTCCGCGCCGCTGCTCTTCTGCCTCATCAACTCCATCATCGAGGACCTGAACGGGGCGACGCGGCACCACTCCCACAGCTGCTTCATGGGCACCTGTCTGGACCTGCTGGACAGCTTCACGCTGCTGGAGATGCTGCTGCGGAGGGAGATCCCCACCGCCTACCTCAAGTATACCGTCATCTCGGTGTTCTTCGTGGCCCTGGCCGTGCCGGTGGTGTGGCTCTACGAGCTGACCGCGTCCGAGCTGCGGTGCCGGTGGCTGTGGGCGCGCTTCGCCACGGCCCTGCTGGTCAACGCCCCCCTGCTGGTGGTGCGCTGCTTCCAGGTGTACGTGTACGAGATGCCCGTGTCGGTGTTCATGTTCAAGAACATCTTCTTCCTGGCGTGCGCGCtcctggagctggtggagcagtGCGCGGCGGTGCGCGGGGTCCGGCGGCTGGCGGGCGGCGGCAACACGGCCCAGTTCTCCCACTGCGTGTCCGAGAACGACATGTGTCCGCACGGATACGTCAACACCCTGGCCGTCACCCAGTCGTAGAGCCCCCGGGGGGTAGGGGGCGCGGGTGCGGCTGGAGTCGTGCTGCGCGCCTGGCACTGCTGGAAAAACTCTGAATCACAAATCAAACCTCTGCTCCGGATAGTGTCTTCATTTAGACCAGTGATTAACTGAATAACATACAAGCAACAAACCCTACGTGTGAGGTATTTAGACTGTGTTGTAGATGGTCAAACTAATTTACCTTCTGCAAAATAAATTAAGATTGAAAGGTCAAAACTATCCAGACAGGTCGAACTTCAAGCACCTCATCTAAATACAGAACAACTTCCAATCCTGAGAGGAGATTTGTATTTCCAATCCTCTGGTGCTCAACACGGTGGCAGGGCTGGATTCACCTGCTTACAGGCCCCATGGGCAACAGGCCCCCCAGAGGTCCCCACCTTTGTTCTGTTTATTGAATTGAGGCGAAAACATAAATTATTGACATGCACTTTAGAGTCTAGGCTGCTTTGCCTCCATATAATGACAGAAAAAGCCAAATGcacatttatgttttcattaatttgtcCATTTATGTCTATAGATTTAAATCACAATCCTTATGTTGAGTCAGAAATTTCAACTTGCACCAAACTTTCGCATCAAATTCCTGTCTATATACCAAAGGTTTTTACTGAGGCTTTTGATCTTATATATTCCACAGCctgatttataaaataattgatttcCTAAAAATGTAGGGGACATTTTTACCTTTCATGGTTGGTCGgtgctgtgttttcacactcATGGAATCATTCAAAGAGATAATACATAATTTGCTCTGTAAAAACCTTTAACGCCAATACGTCGACAAAATGAACCTGGCTTAATCCAATGTTCTGGAAATGTATGCAAATCATGGCATGTTTTTGGTCTGCAGTGCTTCATCTGCACAACCAAACCAATTAATCTTTGGGTTCCAATCCAACAGGCCTGTTTACCGGATGATAACGCAGGAGCTACTCTTGGACACTATCGGTTTATATTAACCAACAACTCTATTGTGATTTCCACACCTACAGCCTGCTCGGTATCCAACCATGACCAGCCATGTTGAGCCAATAACCACACTGGAGTTAAGGACTTAAGACTATAAACTGTTTATTAAaggcaaaaaacaacaacctggaGCTGACTTATCATCTGAGGTTTTGATTCAGAAAGCATCTGTACCAGCCttacaatttctttttttcctccgaCCAGTCATCAGGTGCTACACTCAAACACCAATGCCTGCAACAGGTTACAACGAATGGAGGACAGACGAGTGTAGTGCAACAGACCTTGTTACGCTGTGTGTGTCCGATCGGGGCGTTTCGCCGCTTGCACTTGAATAAAGTGCAGAGAGACAGCCACTGTCGGAGTGGAGTGTTCGGAACGTAAAGTGCAATTTGAAGAATCCTGACTCTACTTGTGTACTTCAGTGTTTTCTATCGATGACATTGTTGTCTGCTGGTGTTTGCTGCTTCTAAATGCTGTGTCCGGTCCTGAGATTAGAGTTAGACACGTGTGTGTAAATTGGTGCCAATGCATAAAGACCTAAAGACCCGATAGTGCCATGACAAACAGGTTTTTTCTACAGCCCTTTTAAACGGACCCCTGGCCGACAGTAGTTTCTGATGGTATTGCTGGCTCTGCTACTGTTTACTTCTGGATCAGGAATCCCCACAAACAATCACTGGGGAGGGTTCACTCTTTCACCCATCGATTTAAAAGCCCAGTTCTCTCCGTCACCCGAGGGACCAGCTCTGTCATTGGCCCACAGCATTTATTGTTTGCGTCAAGATCAAAGCCATGTGTCATGGTTTTAACACCTGTAGCGGTGGGACCACGTGGAATCTCATTGCTCTTAAGATAGTAATTTATAAAGGTTAAAAAATAGCAATGATGAAAACAGTCTGAGTCACATGTCTGAATCCagtaaatcataactttaacaTGAGTATGTGctaatcaatatttttatattaaccGTGTCTTACATGACTGTTTTGGTCATAGTAAGGAACCAAAAGAGATTTATCCCCAGGCTTCTTTTAGCTCATTGACTTGCTGTGTTCGGTCCTTGACTCCACTTCCATTCCATTCACTGATAATTCCAACCGGCAGCAGTTTTTAGTATAATTCTTTGATGGGACGCAATATAGTCTCGTGGGCGTCACAGGATTGTTGTAATAAGTGATGTTGCGCTACCTGCTGTGCTTACACGCCTGTAGAGAAGATCATTGTTATAGGTACTGGGATCCTACTGTCTTTTTGTAATGTCTATTACCTCACGACTTCAGAGAAAGGAAGCGCTCCTTCTTAATTAAGTTGCATTTCCCAACCAGAAACGTTCTACAAGAGCTAGGGGACCTTTGCTGGAGCTCATTTCCACTGCAGGCAGCAGGATCGAAATCTGTTTTGCCATCCTAAAAAATTCCTCTGCTTTGTGGTAGTACTTTCTGAAAGTAATAGAACCAAGATGCCTGTTGGTCGCGTAATAGTTTTCGATGTAGTCTACAGCAACGTTATCAACAGTTGTGATGAACTTAATATTCCATAATCTTACCTTCCTTTTTTTGTAGACATCTCAGTCAATCTCCTCTATAGGTTGTACATTATGTTGCCTTACTTTAAGTTGAGCATTTCAGGCGTTTTGAAAAGGCTTTGTTGCAAGTGCTTGTCTCTGTACTGATCGTCATAGTCGTTGAAATGTCAACTGGATTACCATCACCTGGTGGAGTGGAGTGGAATGGCTTGTTGTAGCATTGGTTGTACAGCAGTCAGGATAATTTGCTTCATCTCTCGTGGTTGAAAGACAGTGATTTTCCAGTTCCTCAGACCACATGTTCCAAACGAAGGTGGTTGATTGGTGGAGTAAAGTTGCCAggacaaaaaaatgtcatgaaCTTCGGGTTGAAATGCAGTTGTAGTCATTGAAAGTGTTGTAGAATGTCACAAGACACCTGTTTTCCACAGTGGGCCTAATGCAAGAACTATTCTATATTGTCCTAAGCTGTAATCAACACTAATATCAGCCTTTAGGGCAACACAGTCAAACCATCGGACAGATAAAGTCAGTTGATTCCAGGCTCCCTCTCAGTGCATTATTTACCACAGTAGGTTTACTACAGTGACATCGTGGCTTTGTTTGAACAGTAGgaatgtcatgtcatgtcatggtCAGTGTTCTCCCTGAAGAGCTTCTCCTTAAGCTTACAGTGATGTCAGGAATAGAGTTGATGTGAGTGAAGAGTATGTACGGTAAAGAGATTGTGCAATATGGGTCGGAGGGGTTCAAACTCTTTTTAGTGCCTATTATTTATGGAGTTAAAGATTATAGAGTTATGAATGAAGGTGGATTCATTATGGTGTATTTAATCACAATGAGGGTATCAGTGCAATTTCCCATCTCTGTTTGCTTCAGTGTATGCAGGTCAGAGGTGAATAGGACTTGTGCCTTGCGAGCAGCATAGGACAGAGGTTTTCAGAGTGGGAGGTGGGGTGGGTGGTGTCTTTTTCCCGGCTTTGTCTGAGGGGAGGCCCACGACCTCAGAAAAAACCTTGGTGATACGATGACTGCGGAAGGGTTGGACTTGATGAAGAGAAAGGGAGGTCATGTATGTTAGCTTGCTCTCAGAGCACTTCTGCTCCAATGATGGTCGAGTCACGTAGCACCAACCAGGTTTAAAAGCTCAGTTaaatccatttaaaatgaaCAGAATTGTGGTTAAAAATTACATCGTGAGGTTCTTTGCTCCCAAAAACCTAGTCATTTGAAGATATTGGAATATGCAGAAAAATCAAAGAATTGTTAATTTACCTTTAAGGATCTCACTCAATCACGGTTCCATGTCAGGGTCCTTAGAATGGACTCCAGAGACgtttaattcacattttaaataaggaTTGGATCTAAAGAGCTTCAGTCCAAATTTTGTATTTACATCTTAAAGTGGTTGACTTTGTTTGAAAGCTCTCAAGGGAACCACCATATGAATCCTGGAAAAACAAGGAGTTTCTAATAATGTAAACTCGGATAACTGTTTCCAGCTATTGACTGCACTAGTGTGAGAGGTGACTGTATATTTGACCTATGCTGAAGTACAATCCTTAACCTGCATCTCGTTGCATCTCATGGAGCTGAGTTGACTGTTTCTAAATCCTCCCCCTTCCcctgcagctgtcagtcactAGGATACATGGGAGGGTGTCAGTGCTGATTCTGTCTGATGACATATCCATTTCTGCCATTTTCACAGCGCAGGTGTCCTTCCGCCAGCTGCCTGAGGTCGTAAGTCGGCTGTGATTTCAGAACGATGGAGGAATGGGGCAGGATTTCAGTCAGTTCGGCTGCAGGCGGTGCAGCAGAATGTTGAACAGACAGAGTAATAGGtcaataatttataatttaatagAAAAAGTAATCAAATAGATCGATAAAATATTCAGAAGATCAACTTTGCTATGTTTCCAGAGTTTTCAGCCACATCTCACAGTCTTCTCCAGAGTTTCCATTGGTGTCATCATGTGCTCAAACTGTGGATCAAAGTGGTTTT contains these protein-coding regions:
- the tmem121b gene encoding transmembrane protein 121B, translated to MLEVSLVHSSCLGPRLSLRMSLPPPWKAPGRKARRRKGGERTNTMVSETGNDNLKADYLQYEASYSTDSASPEAGQPSRRRDTQTTSGSVNPEESGSIQPLVSSARAASCIMTSGEFMQSAPLLAHRSKRSLLYKALCFLLLVFQGGVLDFYLIIFTDLYWCSWIATDLVVISGWGIFFMKNARSKRQRACGFHQKGSIFGCNLGEFTYAYLAWLIYVIACTPKVVLILETSILDLVALKVPCGATGFKIVVLLSAPLLFCLINSIIEDLNGATRHHSHSCFMGTCLDLLDSFTLLEMLLRREIPTAYLKYTVISVFFVALAVPVVWLYELTASELRCRWLWARFATALLVNAPLLVVRCFQVYVYEMPVSVFMFKNIFFLACALLELVEQCAAVRGVRRLAGGGNTAQFSHCVSENDMCPHGYVNTLAVTQS